One stretch of Miscanthus floridulus cultivar M001 chromosome 18, ASM1932011v1, whole genome shotgun sequence DNA includes these proteins:
- the LOC136522218 gene encoding HVA22-like protein a gives MGSGSFLKVLANNFDVLAGPLISLAYPLYASVRAIETKNPVDDQQWLTYWVLYSFITLFELTFAPIIEWLPFWSYAKLFFNCWLVLPWFNGAAYVYDHFVRPMFVNRQIVNIWYVPRNEKLGKSDDVLSAAERYIEQNGPEAFEKLISKSTKSSKSRNTKRSILEEAEPENRAKAERESWGENPFYDKNYRY, from the exons GCCACTCATATCTCTTGCTTATCCTCT ATATGCTTCTGTTAGAGCAATAGAGACAAAAAATCCTGTAGATGATCAGCAGTGGCTCACTTACTGGGTGTTGTACTCATTTATCACTTTGTTTGAGTTAACTTTTGCTCCAATTATCGAGTG GCTTCCATTTTGGTCATATGCAAAGCTGTTCTTTAACTGCTGGTTGGTCTTACCTTGGTTCAATGGTGCTGCTTATGTTTACGACCATTTTGTGCGGCCAATGTTTGTGAACCGCCAAATAGTGAACATATGGTATGTTCCAAGGAATGAGAAGCTAGGTAAATCTGATGATGTTCTGTCAGCTGCAGAGAGATATATTGAGCAAAATGGACCGGAAGCATTTGAAAAGCTCATCAGCAAG TCTACAAAGTCTTCGAAATCAAGGAACACAAAGCGGTCGATCCTGGAGGAGGCAGAGCCTGAAAACAGAGCTAAGGCTGAAAGAGAATCGTGGGGTGAAAATCCCTTCTACGACAAAAATTACAGATACTAA
- the LOC136522915 gene encoding uncharacterized protein: MALVPIKQLDSPCGYLRWKESVLLRVHTLGVARVLFEDRPTGDGAAGDDASAQAAAKKWARDDAVCRGHILATLSDRLLPDYQRFATAADLWRALARTYHVDTPRVWRDKFDAFEFEEGAGSVFLEQIAHAEALGVAARLPEGFVAYELCGRLPEVVSDAVVMRSGPDNEMTMSLVWDVARRVVASGAGPERLWRTTTVMADEAEGCCSDGPKPEQSTGRRNRGEPGHVAKNSRRRV; this comes from the coding sequence ATGGCATTGGTCCCCATCAAGCAACTGGACAGCCCCTGCGGCTACCTGCGGTGGAAGGAATCGGTGCTCCTCCGCGTCCACACCCTCGGCGTCGCCCGCGTGCTCTTCGAGGACCGCCCCACTGGCGACGGCGCCGCCGGCGACGACGCCTCGGCGCAGGCAGCGGCCAAGAAGTGGGCGCGCGACGACGCCGTGTGCCGTGGCCACATCCTCGCCACGCTCTCCGACCGCCTGCTACCGGACTATCAGCGCTTTGCCACCGCGGCGGACCTGTGGCGCGCCCTGGCGCGCACCTACCACGTGGACACGCCGCGCGTCTGGCGGGACAAGTTTGACGCGTTCGAGTTCGAGGAAGGCGCCGGGAGCGTTTTCCTGGAGCAGATCGCGCACGCGGAGGCCCTGGGCGTCGCCGCGAGGCTCCCGGAGGGCTTCGTCGCCTACGAGCTCTGCGGGAGGCTCCCGGAGGTCGTCAGCGACGCCGTCGTCATGCGCTCCGGTCCTGACAACGAGATGACCATGAGCTTGGTCTGGGATGTCGCACGGCGTGTAGTGGCCAGTGGCGCAGGACCGGAACGTCTCTGGAGGACGACGACGGTGATGGCTGACGAGGCGGAGGGCTGCTGTTCTGACGGTCCAAAGCCGGAGCAGAGCACGGGGCGCAGGAACCGTGGCGAGCCTGGACATGTTGCCAAGAACTCCAGGCGTAGGGTTTGA